Proteins from one Niallia circulans genomic window:
- a CDS encoding matrixin family metalloprotease, which yields MEISKKYVKITIIIFVCLLFLVPNNTNAYSTYNGHKMSSGIGNYGKSKKYFWVDSSASTYSTKINNAFDRWIDSTKYAGILTPTSYRKTTSKSASTIDFYAISSIANGVMGRARFMVNSTNVNANAQNWYWTRIEFSKSLMNNSSYSKYQQSVISHEIGHAFGLNHTNNQLMDSLVNEAPRQYPYKDEYNGINYLYK from the coding sequence ATGGAAATTAGTAAGAAATATGTCAAGATAACAATAATTATTTTCGTATGTTTACTTTTTTTAGTGCCAAATAACACCAATGCTTATTCTACATATAATGGACATAAAATGTCATCTGGTATTGGGAATTATGGGAAAAGTAAAAAATATTTTTGGGTAGATTCATCTGCAAGTACTTATTCTACTAAAATTAATAATGCTTTTGATAGATGGATAGATTCTACCAAATATGCTGGGATATTAACCCCAACTTCTTATAGAAAAACAACAAGTAAAAGTGCTAGTACCATTGACTTTTATGCAATATCATCCATAGCTAATGGTGTTATGGGAAGAGCACGATTCATGGTGAATAGTACAAATGTTAATGCTAATGCCCAAAATTGGTATTGGACAAGGATTGAGTTTTCTAAAAGCTTAATGAATAATAGTTCATATTCTAAATACCAGCAGTCGGTTATCAGTCATGAGATAGGACATGCATTTGGTTTAAATCATACAAATAATCAGTTAATGGATTCATTAGTAAATGAAGCACCAAGACAATATCCATATAAAGATGAGTATAACGGAATCAATTATCTTTATAAATA
- a CDS encoding helix-turn-helix transcriptional regulator produces MKFATWLRRKRESLSYTQAFVAKNLGVTRQAIVRWENANTRPNYEMLLRLLDFYGCSNDEILEFLNTIRI; encoded by the coding sequence TTGAAATTCGCCACATGGTTACGAAGAAAAAGGGAATCCCTTAGTTATACGCAAGCATTTGTTGCAAAAAATCTAGGGGTTACACGGCAAGCAATAGTACGCTGGGAAAATGCTAATACTAGACCCAATTATGAAATGCTTTTAAGGCTATTAGACTTTTATGGATGCTCAAATGATGAAATTTTAGAGTTTCTGAATACCATTAGAATTTAA